The Drosophila bipectinata strain 14024-0381.07 chromosome 2L, DbipHiC1v2, whole genome shotgun sequence genome has a segment encoding these proteins:
- the Tango1 gene encoding transport and Golgi organization protein 1, protein MRLGNEKAKMQPLLSDLLLLSALAICCLPSLTWASSGVLSDKRLCADPKCEQIISTGIAKISYLSGGEGLIPFKINAPIRVLSKSAGSNMKLWGVEIGGRRGYANKDFIMEKKVIVPDKNLLYELPVVGPGSPTPEAVPSIVAEPVVVPGSPVPVEKPSIVADPLQPVLNASELVDELLTTTTSPLDVKVESIVVDQGSSVNQQAPSPTATTQAQVQLVDGTELPLEVTPAVTESIPTPVEASKLEAASAAVETKEPQEAAAVVIDTKETPEATEAPKLEAPADKEEVKVPATGTEESSQLPAAINAELEDDDFDYEEDEEDENEEANDDDVNADSNDNESLNEKLIDKKAINVSEPIDPKLNATEQTDNLENAKQKLEEEQVEEKPIEENVKPELPTIFDKKDETGSPNVVPAEIVNSTEVPEIVSEVHSTETVSSEVPKPTEATETDSEQPEKNEKEEIVPLSAEVRTEPETEKLDLTVDSNIVQPVVKNEDKPETLATSTEVPTGEAPLGTLPPLFEKSNFDNPNDYYKKLQEQQQQEKQLRDEKQKQQEAQLLEQQQQDKQQHDHQHQQQEHQQQQQQHEHHQHEEKQHEHQQQQHEHHQHEEKQPPYNPADNEIENGKSAEVLNTKQQPEQTTQHHHASHYPASEEQTTPTTFTDSAYEAVYEDATPLPDIPSERPGVGTVEPVALPATSSPTPEVPIKEDGLNLGLFATIVDTVNNFIGKEPQAPLDSSDELHRILYPGQGGGGSLKKPSQGSIPNNEEGYCARFQPQDCHRTISIDNFIEVVAGNLVEHTLLLLCVVIAAASSLFFIFVYYCFCNSSQEGELLSKLNHLERSLLASHKENSIIKHDLMTTRTKLASIEDNSFGSNDMVNDLKKQLETELYEKAKLQEQVVSLERDLDNAAEAGLELNKMLSEVLASQNGDEAFMSTVDELQRQLNEQEKIIIEINSSLAEKSRENSELQYSFTEAKARLTSELKSLQEDNYELEMEKSKLQTRLEEIQSEMELELAKALETRNFEMQRLQNQILELTSKWEREHGELQTSHAKIEALEDCLKALKKDGNLNIQDLITSAKTRGELNASHKKFIDLQSKLEQEVSIKQRLESQLQQSSTEIEQLKQDFNQSERDKLEAQTRLEVLSGYFREKENELKKELSLQETKWLQHQGENASTVETQTLMKNEIQTLKSQNDELRAEIEAQIASHKAQMGTLENRAHESWLAARQSERRCEEALAEAAGLRRKLTTMASGGGAADIASVDANGASMLGAELKTAPSPLPLPGSPLLNMPNPLPFLAAPFSPFMGLPPPFLPPTAAGGARPPPLGRMRSPPPRDRDRDRYSDYSDYDDYDDDEEDDRGMDRRRRHSGSWGRGRRDSYTHSPRTYRSLSPSDSRYNYNDTETDFSPPPSPPPVSSGRTAGSRPYSEV, encoded by the exons AAATTATCTCAACGGGCATTGCAAAAATCAGCTATTTGTCCGGCGGTGAAGGGTTGATCCCGTTTAAAATCAACGCCCCCATTCGTGTCCTCTCCAAGAGCGCCGGATCCAACATGAAGCTATGGGGAGTCGAAATTGGTGGACGTCGCGGATATGCGAATAAGGATTTCATTATGGAAAAGAAGGTGATAGTGCCggacaagaatttattgtacGAACTGCCAGTTGTTGGTCCTGGAAGCCCTACGCCCGAAGCGGTGCCGAGTATAGTTGCGGAGCCGGTAGTGGTTCCTGGAAGTCCTGTGCCGGTGGAGAAGCCGAGTATAGTAGCGGATCCTTTGCAGCCCGTTCTTAACGCCTCCGAGCTAGTGGATGAATTGCTTACGACTACCACATCACCCCTGGATGTTAAAGTGGAATCCATTGTGGTGGATCAAGGATCTTCCGTTAATCAGCAGGCACCCAGTCCAACGGCAACTACCCAGGCCCAAGTACAACTTGTGGATGGTACCGAGCTGCCGTTGGAAGTCACACCGGCAGTAACCGAGAGTATCCCTACTCCCGTTGAAGCATCGAAATTAGAAGCGGCCTCAGCAGCTGTTGAAACGAAAGAGCCGCAGGAAGCCGCAGCCGTGGTTATTGATACCAAAGAAACCCCTGAGGCTACTGAAGCCCCAAAACTTGAAGCTCCTGCGGATAAAGAAGAGGTTAAAGTGCCTGCAACCGGAACTGAGGAGTCATCTCAACTACCTGCAGCTATCAACGCTGAACTTGAAGACGACGATTTCGATTACGAGGAGGACGAGGAAGACGAAAACGAAGAAGCGAACGATGATGATGTAAACGCAGATAGCAATGATAACGAATCGTTAAACGAGAAACTGATCGATAAAAAAGCAATTAATGTTAGTGAACCGATCGACCCGAAACTGAACGCTACGGAGCAGACTGATAACCTGGAGAATGCAAAGCAGAAATTGGAGGAGGAGCAGGTGGAAGAGAAGCCCATCGAGGAAAATGTAAAACCTGAGCTGCCTACTATTTTTGATAAGAAAGACGAGACCGGTTCTCCAAATGTGGTACCAGCGGAAATCGTAAATTCCACTGAGGTGCCAGAAATTGTTTCAGAAGTGCACTCTACTGAAACTGTAAGTAGTGAAGTACCAAAACCTACTGAAGCCACTGAGACAGATTCTGAACAGCCTgagaaaaacgaaaaagaagaaatagtTCCTCTCTCAGCAGAGGTTCGAACCGAACCAGAAACTGAAAAGCTAGACTTGACTGTTGACTCCAATATTGTCCAACCTGTGGTGAAAAATGAAGATAAACCAGAAACATTGGCTACCTCTACAGAAGTTCCTACTGGAGAAGCTCCGTTGGGCACTTTGCCTCCTCTTTTCGAAAAAAGTAACTTTGATAACCCGAATGACTATTATAAGAAATTGCaagagcagcaacagcaagagAAGCAGTTGCGTGATgaaaagcaaaagcagcaaGAGGCACAGCTACtggaacagcaacagcaagaTAAGCAGCAACATGATCATCAACACCAGCAGCaagagcaccagcagcagcagcagcaacatgagCATCATCAGCATGAAGAGAAGCAACATGAgcatcaacagcagcaacatgaaCATCATCAACACGAAGAAAAGCAACCGCCATACAATCCTGCTGACAATGAGATCGAGAATGGAAAGTCCGCAGAAGTACTCAACACCAAGCAACAACCGGAACAGACAACTCAGCATCATCATGCCTCTCACTATCCAGCAAGTGAAGAACAAACCACTCCTACAACATTTACAGATTCGGCTTATGAAGCAGTCTACGAAGATGCCACACCATTACCAGACATTCCTTCAGAACGTCCGGGTGTCGGAACCGTCGAGCCCGTAGCTTTGCCTGCAACCTCAAGTCCTACTCCGGAGGTGCCAATAAAGGAGGACGGCTTAAACCTCGGCCTCTTTGCCACCATTGTCGATACTGTTAATAATTTCATTGGAAAAGAGCCACAGGCTCCTCTGGATAGTAGTGACGAGCTCCACAGGATTCTTTATCCCGGTCAGGGTGGTGGGGGATCCCTAAAAAAACCTTCACAAG GCTCCATTCCAAATAATGAGGAGGGGTACTGTGCCCGTTTTCAACCGCAGGATTGTCATCGAACCATATCCATAGATAATTTCATAGAGGTCGTGGCTGGTAATCTGGTGGAACACACTCTACTTTTACTGTGTGTGGTCATTGCGGCGGCCTCCTCGCTCTTCTTCATCTTTGTCTACTACTGTTTCTGCAACAGCAGCCAGGAGGGAGAGCTGCTATCGAAGCTGAACCATCTGGAGCGCAGCTTGCTTGCTTCCCACAAGGAGAACTCCATCATCAAGCACGACCTAATGACGACGCGCACCAAACTGGCCAGCATCGAGGATAACTCCTTTGGCTCCAATGACATGGTGAATGATTTAAAGAAGCAGCTAGAGACAGAGCTTTACGAGAAGGCAAAGTTGCAGGAGCAGGTCGTCTCACTAGAGAGG GATCTTGATAATGCTGCCGAAGCTGGTCTTGAACTGAATAAAATGCTATCAGAGGTATTGGCCAGTCAGAATGGTGATGAGGCCTTCATGAGTACCGTCGATGAGCTGCAGAGGCAGTTGAACGAACAAGAGA AGATTATAATTGAAATCAACTCAAGCTTGGCGGAGAAGAGCCGAGAAAATAGCGAACTTCAATATTCCTTTACGGAAGCCAAAGCGCGCCTAACCAGCGAGCTAAAATCCTTACAGGAAGATAATTACGAACTGGAGATGGAAAAGTCAAAGTTGCAGACGCGATTAGAGGAAATCCAATCGGAGATGGAACTAGAACTAGCCAAGGCTCTTGAGACCCGCAACTTTGAAATGCAGCGCCTTCAGAACCAGATTCTGGAGCTGACTTCCAAATGGGAGCGAGAGCACGGTGAACTGCAGACCAGTCATGCCAAGATCGAGGCGCTTGAAGACTGTCTCAAGGCTCTAAAGAAAGACGGAAACTTAAATATCCAAGACCTGATCACGTCGGCCAAGACACGTGGTGAGCTAAATGCGTCCCACAAAAAGTTCATAGATCTGCAGTCGAAGCTGGAGCAAGAGGTCTCCATCAAGCAGCGTTTGGAGAGCCAGCTGCAACAATCCTCCACAGAAATAGAGCAGCTCAAACAGGACTTTAACCAATCGGAGCGTGACAAGCTGGAGGCCCAGACACGTCTTGAGGTTCTTTCCGGCTACTTTAGGGAAAAGGAGAACGAGCTTAAGAA GGAACTTAGCCTACAGGAGACCAAGTGGTTGCAACATCAAGGTGAAAACGCCAGCACGGTGGAAACGCAGACCTTGATGAAGAACGAAATTCAAACACTCAA ATCTCAGAATGATGAGCTGCGTGCTGAGATCGAGGCTCAGATAGCTTCGCACAAAGCACAGATGGGAACGCTCGAAAACCGAGCACATGAGTCATGGCTGGCGGCTCGTCAGTCGGAACGCCGGTGTGAAGAAGCGCTGGCTGAAGCCGCCGGGCTGCGGCGAAAACTGACCACCATGGCCAGCGGAGGCGGCGCAGCGGATATAGCCTCTGTGGATGCCAACGGGGCGTCGATGCTAGGGGCAGAACTGAAAACGGCTCCATcgccgctgccactgccggGATCACCGCTGCTAAACATGCCAAATCCACTGCCATTCCTGGCGGCGCCATTCTCTCCATTCATGGGCTTGCCGCCGCCATTCCTGCCCCCCACAGCGGCAGGAGGAGCACGCCCTCCGCCCCTAGGGCGCATGAGGTCACCTCCACCTCGAGATCGGGATCGCGATCGGTATTCTGACTACAGCGATTATGATGACTACGACGACGATGAAGAGGACGACCGGGGAATGGATCGTCGTCGCCGGCACAGCGGCAGCTGGGGGCGTGGTCGTCGCGACTCCTATACGCACTCGCCCCGTACATATCGTTCGCTATCCCCGTCAGATAGTCGCTACAACTACAACGACACGGAGACGGACTTTAGCCCGCCACCAAGTCCGCCGCCAGTCTCTTCTGGTCGCACCGCCGGATCGCGGCCATACAGCGAGGTGTGA
- the LOC108124550 gene encoding uncharacterized protein codes for MTSIVSLNEDCLLQIVEFLDIEEQLQLWQATESTSRLNSVVSYAWQRQSKHSIHRETFDDRPELLEDFLQAIRSSVVELTLNYLPMSQLELWRKHVFPNIRELYYMGDEDGDADVDSEVEILLHCFPLVESIGLGGNCSGRYIDQFRNLRRLDLQLCWFLSTQCFENICRNLSLQSLNIQWRRADEDAYVRAISTLHDLEELELEIVHLAPENIPQLINLPKLRKLRIHNFDQLDDLLSEIGRLRGQDVVAATCKDSIWTRTPGVLAKLHNLRSLTIIDDEGCCAIDFSIIVNCFPRLEQIHLENSRIWPNADGIWDVVDACPHLTDFTISNMVLYEEFFAFSASTMNRILDRREKTLVMHLNENEMESLICERFVHPKLKLSFEPTSDASSSVPEEWMELELLPKLS; via the exons ATGACGAGTATAGTGAGTCTCAACGAGGACTGTTTGCT TCAAATTGTAGAGTTCCTTGATATCGAAGAACAACTGCAGTTGTGGCAGGCCACCGAGTCCACTTCCCGACTCAATTCTGTGGTTTCATATGCCTGGCAGCGCCAAAGTAAGCATTCTATTCACCGGGAAACATTCGACGATAGACCAGAACTACTCGAGGACTTTCTGCAAGCCATAAGGTCGTCAGTGGTGGAACTAACATTGAACTACTTGCCTATGTCACAACTTGAACTGTGGAGGAAACATGTATTTCCTAATATACGGGAATTGTACTACATGGGGGATGAAGACGGTGACGCAGACGTCGACTCTGAGGTCGAAATATTGCTGCACTGTTTTCCCCTGGTGGAATCCATTGGTCTGGGCGGAAATTGCTCTGGTCGGTACATCGACCAATTTAGAAATCTACGGCGACTGGACCTTCAACTGTGCTGGTTCTTGAGCACACAGTGCTTTGAGAATATCTGCAGAAACCTTTCGTTGCAGTCCCTGAACATTCAGTGGCGGCGGGCCGATGAGGACGCCTATGTACGAGCCATCTCTACCTTACACGACCTGGAGGAACTCGAACTGGAGATTGTCCATTTGGCACCGGAAAATATCCCCCAGCTTATAAACCTGccaaaattaagaaaacttCGCATTCACAACTTTGATCAGTTGGACGATCTATTGTCGGAAATTGGCCGGTTGCGGGGACAGGATGTGGTGGCAGCCACATGCAAAGACAGCATTTGGACCCGTACTCCCGGCGTACTGGCTAAACTGCACAACCTCCGTTCCCTGACGATTATCGACGACGAGGGTTGTTGTGCCATTGACTTTAGCATTATAGTCAACTGTTTTCCCCGTTTGGAACAAATACATCTGGAAAACTCTCGGATCTGGCCAAATGCAGATGGTATATGGGATGTTGTGGATGCATGTCCCCATCTAACAGATTTTACGATATCCAACATGGTTCTATACGAAGAATTCTTTGCGTTCAGTGCGTCTACAATGAATCGTATTTTAGATCGGCGGGAGAAGACCCTGGTAAtgcatttaaatgaaaacgaaatggAGTCTTTG atttgcGAGCGCTTTGTGCATCCAAAACTGAAACTTTCCTTTGAGCCGACAAGTGATGCTAGTTCATCAGTACCTGAAGAATGGATGGAGTTGGAATTGCTACCCAAGCTTTCGTGA
- the LOC122322047 gene encoding uncharacterized protein — protein sequence MNQVWVFFKLIEVVLGALCMFIHMRGASLWPQYVPHDVIYCAVFLSFTALAALGAFRLLITQKCVLSAQLILTLSAMIAHYFCGLLVMRDIVNSPILKALNDTSEYMDHPAFAICKQQSIAALVTGTMYLMHMFHVLDLLMRMEPGDWRRQATGLFQMFTLDELAGRTTGLFVLSQPVDDFLCDRCEFYDTLAHSQPMHFRQNYEEETQFINRMWSVFGEARRKFCLTDTFDNSDESYMSTPTITSSDSFELQLSRDDWSMEDEALRYPIDWRGVSDSSSLWAQIEDRSSQATASTTRSTAERSNNWELDDQRKSEIMLVNEGATRRSIWDEEDNYEKSNIWTVKQSSTNRPSTPDSESSEESDEEYYEMENVQLGSTKRDSASETEAPLDPFGFDKDSQNTPTNNPTKTQKSAK from the coding sequence ATGAACCAGGTATGGGTGTTTTTCAAGTTGATTGAGGTAGTCCTGGGCGCACTCTGTATGTTCATTCACATGCGTGGAGCAAGCTTGTGGCCCCAATACGTGCCACATGATGTCATATACTGCGCCGTTTTTCTTTCCTTCACGGCCCTAGCTGCCCTGGGGGCATTTCGCTTGTTAATCACTCAGAAATGTGTACTGTCCGCACAACTGATACTAACTCTGAGTGCCATGATTGCACATTACTTCTGCGGCCTATTGGTGATGCGGGACATCGTAAATAGCCCCATCCTCAAGGCCCTAAACGACACCAGTGAATACATGGACCATCCTGCTTTCGCAATATGCAAGCAGCAAAGTATCGCTGCCTTGGTCACGGGCACCATGTACCTAATGCACATGTTTCATGTCCTGGATCTGCTGATGCGCATGGAGCCCGGGGACTGGCGACGACAGGCGACGGGACTGTTCCAAATGTTCACCCTGGACGAGTTGGCAGGTCGCACCACCGGACTATTCGTCCTTTCTCAGCCGGTGGACGATTTCCTGTGTGACAGATGTGAATTCTACGACACGCTTGCCCACTCGCAGCCCATGCACTTCCGGCAAAACTACGAGGAGGAGACTCAGTTCATAAACCGCATGTGGTCCGTATTTGGAGAGGCGCGGAGGAAATTCTGTCTGACGGATACCTTCGATAATAGCGATGAAAGCTATATGTCAACGCCAACTATAACCAGCTCTGACTCCTTCGAACTACAGCTTTCCCGCGACGATTGGTCCATGGAGGACGAAGCCCTCCGATACCCAATCGACTGGCGGGGAGTTAGTGACTCCTCCAGCCTGTGGGCCCAGATCGAAGACAGAAGCAGTCAGGCTACCGCTAGCACCACCAGGTCCACCGCAGAAAGAAGCAATAATTGGGAACTTGATGACCAGAGAAAATCAGAGATCATGCTGGTTAACGAAGGAGCTACCAGAAGGAGTATCTGGGACGAGGAGGATAATTATGAAAAATCGAACATCTGGACGGTGAAGCAAAGTTCGACCAATCGGCCCTCAACCCCCGATAGCGAGTCGAGTGAAGAAAGCGACGAAGAATACTATGAGATGGAAAATGTCCAACTCGGATCAACCAAAAGAGATTCGGCATCCGAGACTGAAGCTCCGTTGGATCCTTTTGGTTTCGATAAAGATTCTCAGAATACACCGACAAATAAcccaacaaaaacacaaaaatctgCTAAGTAA